A DNA window from Bacteroidales bacterium contains the following coding sequences:
- the rpsA gene encoding 30S ribosomal protein S1: MESEETLEPEAEKQKDEEVIAEAEKQAEQETEQEGKHEVETEAEPVAAKSSEPPAFDWDITSKKHESYSKTERNRLEGIYDKTLSSIVEHEVIDGTVVTISNREVVVNIGYKSDGVIPVNEVRYNPELKIGDQLEVYVESQEDTTGQLILSHKKARILRSWERVNAAYEKDEIIKGYVKCRTKGGLIVDVFGIEAFLPGSQIDVKPIRDYDVYVDKVMEFKVVKINHEYKNVVVSHKALIEDELEQQRVEIIAKLEKGQVLEGMVKNITSYGVFVDLGGVDGLIHITDLSWGRINHPNEIVELDQKIKVAILDFDENKKRIALGLKQLTPHPWDSLDADLKVGDTVKGRVVVLADYGAFVEITVGVEGLIHVSEMSWSQHLRTAQDFLKVGDEVEAVILTLDRDDRKMSLGIKQLIPDPWENIQAKYPLNSKHKAVVRNFTNFGIFVELEEGVDGLIHISDLSWSKKIKHPAEFTKVGEEMQVIVLDVDAENRRLSLGHKQLEENPWDVFETVFSPGSVHKGTILNTADKGMIVTLPYGVEGFAPMRHLVKEDNTTPKIDETLDFKVIEFSKENKKIIISHSRVYQDAVAAERSKEKSQAVGEEESTRRTVRRMNENMEKTTLGDIEALANLRSDMEESEKASKKAKAKEAAKKDEEDNVE; the protein is encoded by the coding sequence ATGGAATCAGAAGAAACCTTAGAACCCGAAGCCGAAAAGCAAAAAGACGAAGAAGTAATTGCCGAAGCTGAGAAACAAGCCGAACAGGAAACTGAACAGGAAGGAAAACACGAAGTTGAAACTGAAGCCGAACCTGTTGCCGCAAAAAGTTCTGAACCCCCTGCATTCGACTGGGATATCACAAGTAAAAAGCACGAATCCTATTCAAAGACTGAACGCAACCGTTTAGAAGGCATCTATGATAAAACCCTCAGTTCAATTGTTGAACATGAAGTAATTGATGGGACTGTTGTAACTATAAGCAACCGCGAAGTTGTTGTAAATATTGGTTATAAGAGTGATGGCGTTATTCCGGTGAACGAAGTACGATATAATCCAGAACTTAAAATTGGCGACCAACTCGAAGTATATGTTGAAAGCCAGGAAGACACAACCGGCCAATTGATCCTCTCACATAAAAAAGCACGCATTCTCCGTTCATGGGAACGCGTTAATGCGGCTTACGAAAAAGACGAAATCATCAAAGGTTATGTAAAATGCCGCACCAAAGGTGGTTTGATTGTTGATGTTTTTGGCATCGAAGCTTTCCTTCCCGGTTCGCAAATTGATGTGAAGCCAATCCGCGATTACGATGTGTACGTTGACAAGGTGATGGAATTCAAGGTTGTGAAAATCAACCATGAATACAAGAATGTGGTGGTTTCGCACAAGGCCCTTATCGAAGATGAGCTCGAACAACAAAGAGTTGAAATTATTGCAAAACTCGAAAAAGGACAGGTTCTCGAAGGAATGGTCAAGAACATTACATCTTATGGTGTATTTGTTGACCTTGGTGGTGTTGATGGCCTTATTCATATCACTGACCTTTCATGGGGTCGCATCAATCATCCAAACGAAATCGTAGAGCTTGATCAAAAAATCAAAGTTGCGATCCTCGATTTCGATGAAAATAAAAAACGTATTGCACTTGGGCTCAAACAGCTTACACCACACCCATGGGATTCTTTGGATGCCGATCTCAAAGTTGGCGACACTGTGAAAGGCCGCGTTGTTGTGCTTGCTGATTACGGCGCTTTTGTTGAAATCACAGTTGGCGTTGAAGGTTTGATCCACGTTTCAGAAATGTCGTGGTCGCAGCATTTGCGTACAGCACAGGATTTCCTCAAAGTTGGTGACGAAGTAGAAGCCGTTATTCTCACCCTCGACCGCGATGATCGCAAAATGTCTTTGGGTATCAAACAACTTATTCCTGATCCATGGGAAAATATCCAGGCAAAATATCCGCTCAATTCAAAACACAAGGCAGTGGTTCGGAACTTTACCAACTTCGGCATTTTTGTTGAACTCGAAGAAGGCGTTGACGGTCTGATCCATATCAGTGATCTTTCGTGGTCGAAAAAGATCAAGCACCCGGCTGAGTTCACCAAAGTAGGTGAAGAGATGCAGGTGATTGTGCTTGATGTTGACGCTGAAAACCGCAGGCTCAGCCTCGGACACAAACAACTTGAAGAAAATCCCTGGGATGTTTTCGAAACCGTTTTCTCACCCGGTTCGGTTCACAAAGGAACTATCCTTAATACGGCTGACAAAGGCATGATAGTAACCTTGCCTTACGGTGTTGAAGGTTTCGCACCGATGCGTCATCTTGTTAAAGAAGATAATACGACCCCAAAAATTGACGAAACACTTGATTTCAAGGTCATAGAGTTTTCAAAAGAAAACAAGAAGATCATCATATCGCACAGTCGTGTTTATCAGGATGCAGTTGCTGCTGAACGTTCGAAAGAAAAGTCGCAGGCTGTTGGTGAAGAAGAATCCACACGCCGCACTGTTCGCCGCATGAATGAGAACATGGAAAAAACCACGCTTGGCGATATTGAAGCGCTGGCCAATCTGAGATCAGATATGGAAGAATCAGAAAAGGCAAGCAAGAAAGCAAAGGCAAAGGAAGCGGCAAAGAAAGATGAAGAAGACAACGTAGAATAA